The sequence below is a genomic window from Lentimicrobium sp. L6.
ATTTTTATTTGTCTAAATGTACATCCATTTGAGGGAAGGGGATACTCAAACCTTCTTTGTCGAAAGTCTTGTAAACTGCTTTATTCATATCGAAATATACACCCCAATAATCTGCTGCATTTACCCATGCTCTAACCACAAAGTTTACAGAGCTATCTGCTAATTCACTAACAGCAATAAATGATGCTGGATCTTTAAGGATTCTCTTATCTGCATCGATAAGCTTTTGTAAAACAGCTTCTGCTTTGTCTACATCGTCGCCATATGCTATTCCAAAAGTCCAATCCACACGACGAGTTTCCATAGCAGAAAAGTTAATCATACTATTTGTACTTAAACCACCATTTGGTATAATGATGATTTTATTATCAGGAGTATTAAGAATAGTATTGAAAATTTGGATTTCTTTAACTGTACCGCTATGGCCTTGTGCAGTAATGAAATCACCAACCTTAAAAGGCTTAAAGATAAGAATCATTACACCACCAGCGAAGTTTTGTAGCGTTCCAGATAAAGCCATACCTATTGCTAAACCAGCGGCTCCTAATATGGCTATGAAAGAAGTCATTTCGATTCCTAACATGCCTAAGGCACTAATTACAACTAGAATTTTTAAAATGGTGCCAACAAGGCTTGTTAAAAACGGAACTAAAGAATCGTCCATTTTACTTTTCAACATCATCTTTTTGATAGAACCAGTAATCATTTTTGCTATCCAAAGACCAAGGACAAGAACCAGTAAGGCTCCAATTAGTGAAGTTCCGTATTCTACCAACAGTGGGCTGTATTGATCCCAATAAGAATTCATAGAGTCTAAATTTTCCATAAAGTTTTGATTTATTAATTTGGATGACAAATATAATAATTTGTAATGATTCTAAAAAGGGAATTGTTCCCTTTGATTTTGTTTTTAAAACAAAATTA
It includes:
- a CDS encoding mechanosensitive ion channel family protein produces the protein MENLDSMNSYWDQYSPLLVEYGTSLIGALLVLVLGLWIAKMITGSIKKMMLKSKMDDSLVPFLTSLVGTILKILVVISALGMLGIEMTSFIAILGAAGLAIGMALSGTLQNFAGGVMILIFKPFKVGDFITAQGHSGTVKEIQIFNTILNTPDNKIIIIPNGGLSTNSMINFSAMETRRVDWTFGIAYGDDVDKAEAVLQKLIDADKRILKDPASFIAVSELADSSVNFVVRAWVNAADYWGVYFDMNKAVYKTFDKEGLSIPFPQMDVHLDK